Proteins from one Bacillota bacterium genomic window:
- a CDS encoding alpha/beta fold hydrolase, whose product MATVVRNGNGHRLRPWRGFEPDQLETFRADDGTVLVLRRWEARGPRHGDILVFHGAGAHGGLYEPFAAELATRGWSVWVPDLRGHGASGGRKGDVERFERYARDAAPLAERMAEPRFLWGESMGGLVALELALEQPGSWQGVVLSAPALLLVREMSRPVRLLGRVASRLVPRLTAPLLGRGEMPGLPPGTLGREFTVRWGMEVVRAGEALAARAPELRVPSLWLLPGADPLVDEERVAALARSVPGATIRLYPGYPHAILTGPEPVAVVASSTAWLEAQGREGSPAGAAGGVSPS is encoded by the coding sequence ATGGCGACGGTGGTGCGCAACGGGAACGGCCACAGGCTTCGGCCCTGGCGGGGCTTCGAGCCGGATCAGCTGGAGACGTTTCGCGCGGACGACGGTACGGTGCTGGTCCTGCGCCGCTGGGAGGCGCGGGGACCCCGGCACGGCGACATCCTGGTCTTCCACGGCGCGGGCGCCCATGGCGGCCTCTACGAGCCCTTCGCCGCCGAGCTGGCCACCCGGGGATGGTCGGTCTGGGTCCCAGACCTTCGGGGGCATGGCGCCTCGGGCGGGCGCAAGGGGGACGTGGAGCGATTCGAACGCTATGCCCGTGATGCGGCTCCGCTGGCCGAACGGATGGCGGAGCCGCGCTTCCTCTGGGGCGAGAGCATGGGCGGGCTGGTGGCGCTGGAGCTGGCGCTGGAGCAGCCCGGCAGCTGGCAGGGGGTCGTGCTGAGCGCGCCGGCACTCTTGCTGGTCCGGGAGATGAGCCGCCCCGTCCGTCTCCTGGGGCGCGTCGCCTCCCGCCTGGTTCCGCGCCTGACGGCGCCGCTCCTCGGCCGGGGCGAGATGCCCGGCCTGCCCCCGGGGACGCTGGGGAGGGAGTTCACCGTGCGCTGGGGGATGGAGGTGGTCCGCGCCGGCGAGGCGCTGGCCGCCCGTGCCCCGGAGCTGCGCGTGCCCTCGCTCTGGCTCCTGCCCGGCGCCGACCCGCTGGTCGACGAGGAGCGGGTGGCGGCGCTGGCCCGGAGCGTGCCCGGCGCCACGATCCGGCTCTACCCCGGTTACCCGCACGCCATCCTGACCGGGCCCGAGCCCGTCGCCGTGGTGGCCTCGAGCACCGCCTGGCTGGAGGCGCAGGGCCGCGAGGGATCGCCGGCCGGGGCGGCCGGGGGCGTCTCGCCCTCCTAG
- a CDS encoding SpoVR family protein, whose translation MPLEPLPERFEEVLEQARVLGLDFFDLRFEVVPEEIMAELAAYGLPTRAQHWSYGQVYNRNRIFGQMGLSRVYEIVLNNDPAYAFLLDTNRPVENLLVVAHVAAHADFFKNNVLFQGSNRHMVAEAADHAQRIDRYREEVGDERVEHVMDIAMALEQHVDFPQGLHRRRYAEEAPGRKPPAPRRDPAEERYNELFTEEERPAPREEVAALPPLPPRPERDLLWFLANYAPLAPWERDILEIQREESYYFYPQFATKILNEGWATFWHARILEELRSLSAEETLEYARLHAAVVQPGGRLQINPYYLGYRILRDIEERLGMEQLWRVRSSDDDVSLIQNFLTPELAEEMELFTYGPRGRMASAGRGPDLEIKSRDIDQVREFLCRPRYNYGVPLVAVTEVRHGQLYLEQLDRHISGLDLEYAKKTLEYIGELWRGPVRLITTDGEGRELELAWDGHEGRPGRR comes from the coding sequence ATGCCGCTGGAACCGCTTCCTGAGCGTTTCGAGGAGGTGCTGGAGCAGGCCAGGGTGCTGGGGCTCGACTTCTTCGACCTGCGCTTCGAGGTGGTGCCGGAGGAGATCATGGCCGAGCTGGCCGCCTACGGGCTGCCCACCCGCGCCCAGCACTGGTCGTACGGCCAGGTCTACAACCGCAACCGGATCTTCGGGCAGATGGGCCTCTCGCGCGTTTACGAGATCGTGCTCAACAACGACCCCGCCTACGCCTTCCTGCTGGACACCAACCGGCCGGTGGAGAACCTGCTGGTGGTCGCCCACGTCGCCGCCCACGCCGACTTCTTCAAGAACAACGTCCTTTTTCAAGGAAGCAACCGGCACATGGTGGCGGAGGCGGCCGACCACGCGCAGCGCATCGACCGCTACCGGGAGGAGGTGGGCGACGAGCGGGTGGAGCACGTGATGGACATCGCCATGGCGCTGGAGCAGCACGTCGACTTCCCCCAGGGGCTCCATCGCCGCCGCTATGCGGAGGAGGCGCCCGGCAGGAAGCCGCCCGCCCCGCGTCGCGACCCCGCCGAGGAGCGGTACAACGAGCTCTTCACGGAGGAGGAGCGCCCCGCACCCCGGGAAGAGGTCGCGGCGCTGCCACCGCTCCCTCCCCGCCCCGAGCGGGACCTGCTCTGGTTCCTGGCCAACTACGCGCCGCTGGCGCCGTGGGAGCGGGATATCCTGGAGATCCAGCGCGAGGAGTCCTACTACTTCTATCCGCAGTTCGCCACCAAGATCCTGAACGAAGGCTGGGCCACCTTCTGGCACGCCCGCATCCTGGAGGAGCTCCGCTCGCTGAGCGCGGAGGAGACGCTGGAGTACGCCCGTCTGCACGCGGCGGTGGTCCAGCCCGGAGGGCGCCTCCAGATCAACCCTTACTACCTGGGCTACCGGATCCTGCGCGACATCGAGGAGCGCCTCGGCATGGAGCAGCTCTGGCGGGTCCGGAGCAGCGACGACGACGTCTCGCTCATCCAGAACTTCCTCACGCCCGAGCTGGCCGAGGAGATGGAGCTCTTCACCTACGGGCCGCGGGGCCGGATGGCCTCCGCCGGGCGGGGACCGGATCTGGAGATCAAGAGCCGCGACATCGACCAGGTGCGCGAGTTCCTCTGCCGTCCCCGGTACAACTACGGCGTGCCCCTGGTGGCGGTGACCGAGGTCCGGCACGGCCAGCTCTACCTCGAACAGCTGGACCGGCATATCTCGGGCCTCGACCTGGAGTACGCCAAGAAGACGCTGGAGTACATCGGCGAGCTCTGGCGGGGACCGGTCCGGCTGATCACCACGGACGGCGAGGGGCGCGAGCTGGAACTGGCCTGGGACGGCCACGAGGGCCGGCCCGGCCGGCGCTAG
- a CDS encoding DUF444 family protein produces MPDELPWELRRRGVRDARRHDQRVREAIRENLRHLVTEEAIIGSDGQRLVRVPIRYLDRYHFRYGLPQSHQGVGQGKGEPGDRLVEPAAGGGAGQAGDAPGELTFETDLTVQELARMMLEDLDLPWLEPKGRQTRVHELRFDEVRRVGSLANVDKRRTLRENLKRRAARGEPRPGEFVQDDLRYRSWREEPRPRMQAAAYLLLDRSASMTLDKKYIAKAFFFWMVQFLRTRYEKVEIVFIAHDAEARLVDERTFFGIGSAGGTICSSAYRAALDHIRRHHPAGQWNNYVFHFSDGDNFPEDNAAAAQAVRELLAESRMVGYGEIVEAAGASFYGGLERDARGREGRARTLERPKSLFGRALARVDDPHFVAVAIHRREDVYAALRAFLLADHGGEGDAAGTAS; encoded by the coding sequence ATGCCTGACGAGCTTCCTTGGGAACTTCGCCGCCGTGGGGTCCGCGACGCGCGGCGCCACGACCAGAGGGTGCGCGAGGCGATCCGGGAGAACCTCCGCCACCTGGTCACCGAAGAGGCGATCATCGGTTCCGATGGCCAGCGCCTGGTGCGGGTGCCGATCCGCTACCTCGACCGCTACCATTTCCGGTACGGTCTCCCCCAGTCGCACCAGGGCGTCGGGCAGGGAAAGGGCGAGCCGGGCGACCGTCTCGTCGAGCCGGCGGCCGGCGGCGGAGCCGGCCAGGCCGGCGACGCGCCGGGCGAGCTGACCTTCGAGACCGACCTGACCGTCCAGGAGCTGGCGCGGATGATGCTGGAGGACCTGGACCTGCCCTGGCTGGAGCCCAAGGGACGGCAGACCCGGGTCCACGAGCTCCGTTTCGACGAGGTGCGCCGGGTGGGCTCGCTGGCCAACGTCGACAAGCGCCGCACGCTCCGCGAGAACCTGAAGAGGAGGGCCGCGCGCGGAGAACCCCGGCCGGGCGAGTTCGTGCAGGACGATCTGCGCTACCGCAGCTGGCGCGAGGAGCCGCGGCCCCGCATGCAGGCGGCCGCCTACCTCCTGCTCGACCGCTCGGCGAGCATGACGCTCGACAAGAAGTACATCGCCAAGGCCTTCTTCTTCTGGATGGTCCAGTTCCTCCGCACCCGCTACGAGAAGGTGGAGATCGTCTTCATCGCCCACGACGCCGAAGCGCGGCTGGTGGACGAGAGGACCTTCTTCGGGATCGGCTCGGCGGGCGGGACCATCTGCTCCAGCGCCTACCGGGCGGCCCTGGACCACATCCGCCGCCACCACCCGGCCGGCCAGTGGAACAACTACGTCTTCCACTTCTCCGACGGCGACAACTTCCCCGAGGACAACGCCGCCGCCGCCCAGGCCGTCCGCGAGCTGCTGGCCGAGAGCCGGATGGTGGGCTACGGCGAGATCGTGGAGGCGGCCGGCGCCTCCTTCTACGGCGGCCTGGAGCGCGACGCCCGCGGCCGGGAGGGCCGCGCGCGAACGCTGGAGCGGCCGAAGAGCCTCTTCGGGCGGGCCCTGGCCAGGGTCGACGATCCGCACTTCGTGGCCGTCGCCATCCACCGTCGGGAGGACGTCTACGCCGCGTTGCGAGCCTTTCTCCTGGCCGACCACGGGGGTGAGGGCGATGCCGCTGGAACCGCTTCCTGA